One region of Synechococcus elongatus PCC 11801 genomic DNA includes:
- the recR gene encoding recombination mediator RecR, protein MSVYTRPLARLIEHLQKLPGIGPKSAQRLALHLIQRPETEIAAFAEALLAAKQQVGHCQRCFHLSSEDLCNICRDPKRDTQTICVVADPRDVIALEKTREYKGLYHVLGGLISPMDGIGPEQLTVQALVRRVAQEKTQEVIIAISPSVEGETTTLYVGQLLKPFTRVTRIAFGLPMGGDLEYADEVTLARALEGRRDLT, encoded by the coding sequence GTGTCTGTTTACACCCGCCCGCTGGCCCGTCTGATTGAGCATCTCCAAAAACTGCCCGGGATTGGCCCCAAATCAGCTCAACGTTTAGCCCTGCACTTGATCCAACGGCCAGAAACAGAAATTGCCGCATTTGCCGAAGCCCTACTGGCAGCGAAGCAACAAGTGGGCCATTGTCAGCGCTGTTTCCATCTCTCCTCAGAAGATCTGTGCAACATCTGTCGGGATCCCAAACGCGACACGCAAACCATCTGCGTGGTCGCCGATCCCCGCGATGTGATCGCTCTTGAAAAGACACGGGAATATAAGGGGCTCTATCACGTTCTCGGTGGTCTGATCTCGCCGATGGATGGTATCGGGCCCGAACAGCTGACCGTTCAAGCCCTCGTACGTCGAGTCGCTCAAGAAAAAACACAAGAGGTGATTATTGCTATCAGCCCCAGTGTGGAGGGCGAAACCACAACGCTGTACGTCGGGCAACTCCTAAAGCCGTTTACTCGCGTCACACGCATTGCCTTTGGCTTGCCAATGGGAGGCGATTTGGAATATGCCGACGAGGTCACTCTAGCCCGTGCACTGGAAGGGCGCCGCGATCTGACTTAA
- the sipA gene encoding regulatory protein SipA produces MDFAIGDRVRLAAQPPYLKSADPLPMLRPPDLLAVGEIGTITGLRPGGYWVVLFDRGSFLLDPPFLAKVETETNPTG; encoded by the coding sequence ATGGATTTTGCCATTGGCGATCGCGTCCGCTTGGCCGCACAGCCGCCCTACTTGAAAAGTGCTGACCCGCTGCCGATGTTGCGGCCGCCTGACCTTCTCGCAGTCGGTGAAATTGGCACGATCACAGGACTGCGTCCCGGTGGCTATTGGGTGGTGCTTTTCGATCGCGGTTCCTTTCTGCTAGACCCGCCGTTTCTTGCCAAGGTTGAAACTGAGACTAATCCCACGGGCTGA
- the cobU gene encoding bifunctional adenosylcobinamide kinase/adenosylcobinamide-phosphate guanylyltransferase: MLTVVTGPSRSGKSEWAEELAHQSQQKVIYIATAQVDPEDPEWCDRISQHQQRRPSDWQTLNIQDELATVIATTSDRDCLLIDSLGTWVAAYLDQSEADWNQQTQAFLAALHNCLASVIIVAEETGWGVVPAYPLGRQFRDRLGSLTRQVSNHADHVFLAVAGYAIDLKQLGVQIPGSIYRNPQDLNHSLAD; encoded by the coding sequence ATGCTGACAGTGGTTACAGGACCCAGTCGTTCCGGCAAAAGTGAGTGGGCTGAGGAACTTGCACACCAGTCCCAGCAAAAAGTCATCTACATCGCAACTGCTCAAGTTGACCCCGAAGATCCCGAATGGTGCGATCGTATTTCTCAACATCAACAACGGCGACCTTCAGATTGGCAAACCCTGAATATTCAGGATGAATTAGCAACTGTTATTGCAACCACCAGCGATCGCGACTGTTTGTTGATTGACTCCCTAGGAACATGGGTAGCTGCCTATTTAGATCAGTCTGAAGCTGACTGGAATCAGCAGACTCAGGCTTTCTTGGCAGCGCTTCACAATTGCTTAGCTTCCGTCATTATTGTTGCGGAAGAAACTGGCTGGGGAGTTGTCCCTGCCTATCCACTAGGGCGACAATTTCGCGATCGCCTCGGCAGCTTAACTCGCCAAGTTTCAAACCACGCTGATCATGTTTTTTTAGCAGTAGCAGGTTATGCGATCGATCTCAAACAGCTGGGTGTTCAGATCCCGGGATCGATATATAGAAATCCTCAAGATTTAAATCACTCATTAGCAGACTAG
- a CDS encoding proton extrusion protein PcxA produces MALFAGISDWVARRLNQHSETARLDLEQAYEAALYICALESEYAGGRSLQRLPPQLSSQQRSWLQAELRQTLRTLHRHRQRYVRRQPVQLQAGLALGRPGMRSSTISYEKLQLIDQVLERYGQPPTHVSTPDSSPLMTSKNNVKPTPNPEGEDEYLISQTSFLPRSIFGAFADLRQQLDPKAEDQLVQNFRSRKGKTLIALRFVLLLILVPLLTQQISKSFIVGPIVDRLRSEDPEAIFLNFQMEEEAFVKLNQYQQLLRFQHYLKEAPPLTEAEIDERVREKAEEIAAEYRHESSNAIKNIFADLISAAAFAILLISSREEIQLLKSFIDEVVYGISDSAKAFIIILFTDVFVGFHSPHGWEVILESIARHFGVPENRSFIFLFIATFPVILDTIFKYWIFRYLNRISPSAVATYRNMNE; encoded by the coding sequence ATGGCGCTCTTTGCAGGGATTTCAGACTGGGTCGCGCGACGCCTCAATCAGCATTCTGAAACTGCACGGCTCGATCTAGAGCAAGCCTACGAAGCAGCCCTCTACATCTGTGCGCTGGAAAGCGAGTATGCAGGCGGGCGATCGCTGCAGAGATTACCTCCACAACTCAGCAGTCAACAGCGATCGTGGCTGCAGGCCGAACTCAGACAAACCCTGCGTACCCTACATCGCCATCGGCAACGCTATGTTCGGCGTCAGCCCGTCCAGCTTCAGGCCGGTCTTGCCTTGGGGCGCCCTGGGATGCGATCGTCCACCATTTCCTATGAGAAGCTACAACTCATTGACCAAGTTTTAGAGCGCTACGGTCAGCCACCTACTCACGTTTCTACTCCTGACTCCTCGCCGCTGATGACCTCGAAAAATAACGTCAAGCCCACTCCCAATCCTGAGGGTGAGGATGAGTATCTCATCAGCCAGACCAGCTTTTTACCGCGATCGATTTTTGGGGCTTTTGCTGATTTACGGCAGCAACTCGACCCCAAAGCAGAGGATCAGCTGGTTCAAAACTTTCGATCGCGCAAGGGCAAAACCCTTATTGCACTGCGCTTCGTCCTACTACTGATTTTGGTACCGCTCCTCACGCAGCAAATTAGCAAGTCCTTTATCGTGGGTCCGATTGTCGATCGCCTGCGTAGCGAGGATCCCGAAGCGATTTTTCTTAACTTCCAGATGGAAGAAGAAGCCTTTGTCAAACTCAATCAATATCAGCAGCTGCTTCGCTTTCAGCACTATCTCAAAGAGGCACCTCCCCTGACAGAGGCAGAGATTGATGAGCGGGTGCGCGAGAAGGCGGAAGAGATTGCCGCTGAATATCGCCACGAAAGCTCGAATGCGATTAAGAATATTTTTGCTGATTTGATCTCCGCCGCCGCCTTTGCCATTTTATTGATCTCCTCTCGGGAAGAAATTCAGCTCCTCAAGTCCTTTATTGATGAGGTTGTCTATGGCATTAGCGATAGTGCCAAGGCTTTTATCATCATCTTGTTTACTGATGTCTTTGTCGGCTTTCACTCACCCCACGGCTGGGAAGTGATCCTTGAGTCGATCGCTCGACATTTTGGCGTCCCTGAGAATCGCTCCTTTATTTTCTTGTTTATTGCAACGTTTCCAGTGATTCTTGACACGATTTTCAAATACTGGATCTTCCGCTACCTCAATCGGATTTCACCCTCGGCAGTGGCTACCTATCGCAATATGAACGAGTAG